Genomic DNA from Gimesia aquarii:
ATGTATTAAACGGCCTGGCGGTAACAATTGGCAATCCAAAAGAGAGATAAAAACTCTCTGCCATCTTGTCGGCTCCAATTTTACTGGCTGAGTAAGGTGACTGACCAACTAAAGGATGATTTTCATCTATGGGTACATGTTGTGCAGTTCCATAGACTTCTGAAGTTGAAACATGCACTAACCTCGTCAAGCAATCTGAATTTCGACTTGCCTGTAATACATTCAAGGCTCCCGTCACATTTGTGTCTACATAAGAACGTGAGGCAACATAACTATAAGGAATTGCAATAAGGCTGGATAAATGAAATATGTATTCACAACCTTCAACCGCACCATTAATTCGTTCGACATCACGAATGTCTCCTTGAATGATTTCTATAGATTGCCGAACTTCCTGGGAAACATCATTCAGCCATCCAATCTGATTCCACGAATTATAATAGACAAGTGCTCGAACCTTAGCTCCGCTTTGTACAAGTTGTTCAACTAGATGACTCCCGATAAAACCATCTGCTCCGGTAACCAGCGTTTGTTTACCAGCTAATGACTCAGACATTCTAATTTTTTCTTGTTCAAAAAGGATGGTTGAAAAAGATTAAGCGGCTCTTCTATGATTTAGTTCAATATTCACTGCTGCTTCGTCAAACTCTTCTAAATCACCCAAAGTTTCTTTGACGATTTTTAGTTCTGTACGCGCTTTGTTTAATTCGTCATGAGTCCCTATGTCTGACCAATACTCATGCACTGGAAATACTACGACACCAGAATTTTCAGAAATACTCAACTCAATTAAATCTGTCATGTTATACGGACAATTTTTGGGCACTCGACACACTGCTTCCGGGGAGATTGCATAGATCCCTGCATTACACAAAAAATGTTGCGATGGCTTCTCTTCTAGATATTGTGCATAGGCACCTTCTGTTTTGATTACACCATAGGGAATCTCAATGTGATAATCGATGGCAGCAACTGTCATAAATGGTTGATGTGTATAATGGAAATCAAGCAAGTATCGAAAATTAATCGATGTAAAAACATCTCCATTCATTAACAATAACGGACCATCAAGTGTCTCTTGAATTAAGGAGATCGCTCCGGCCGTGCCCAGCTTCTGCTGCTCATGCAAATATTGAATCTCAACTCCAAACTGACTTCCATCGCCTAAGTGTGATTCAATCATTTCTGCAAGGTAATTTACCGCAATGTATACCTTATCCATACCTGCATTGGCTACTCGACGAACTTGTCTTTCAATAAGTGGCATCCCCCCTACCTCGACTAAAGGTTTGGGGAGATTCTCTGTGAGTGGCAACAACCTACGACCTTCGCCACCCGCCATAATTAATGCACAGCTAAAACCATCTGCCTTTTCAGTATCGTTTCTTTGTGTTAAGTCAGTTAGTAAAATGACGTCGACCACACAATTATTTGAATCGACTAAAGGGAGTGCTTCTAATTCTCCTTGCTGCAATAGTTCAATAATCGAAGATTGAGACATTTTACGCTCTGCCTTAGTCGGCTTGCGATTCATGATGGTTGTTATGGGCTCATCTAACTTTAATCCAGCAAGTAAGCCTCGACGCACATCGCCATCAGTAACCACCCCCTGCAAACATCCGTTTGCATCAATGACGACGGCAATCCCTTTTTGGCCTAATTCGATTGCTAGAATCGCCGCTCTCACATCCACAGATTCATTAATCAAGCACTTTTCCATTGAGTCCATCCCTGGCTTGCTCTTCTAGGTAAATGACCATGCAATTCCCCAGTTTTAATTAAGTAATCTCTAAATCTTTACTCAATCTAGATTTGCTTCTTTCAAACCGTTGTCGAGATCATAAAATTTTTTTTGTGTCGTTACATTGACATCGCATTTCTTAAGTATTTTTACGATCCTGGCTGATGTCTGACCGTCCCCATAAGGATTCGTCGCATTTTTCAGCAACTTCTCAATTTTGGGAGAATACAATGTTTTCAGAGCTACAGCTATACCGGTTTCAGTTGGCTCACAGTCGATTATCAGTTCAGACTTGATTCTGCCTTTCTGGCGATTACCAATAT
This window encodes:
- a CDS encoding SDR family NAD(P)-dependent oxidoreductase, giving the protein MSESLAGKQTLVTGADGFIGSHLVEQLVQSGAKVRALVYYNSWNQIGWLNDVSQEVRQSIEIIQGDIRDVERINGAVEGCEYIFHLSSLIAIPYSYVASRSYVDTNVTGALNVLQASRNSDCLTRLVHVSTSEVYGTAQHVPIDENHPLVGQSPYSASKIGADKMAESFYLSFGLPIVTARPFNTYGPRQTARAVIPTIASQLQAGCTVLKLGALTPTRDFNFATDTAAGMIALALCKQSEGEVVNIGSGEEWSIEETAKILMEVTGCEVPIICDEDRVRPEKSEVNRLLADNTKIHQLTGWKSQVSFKSGLAKTAEWVGRNIHFFNEERYTI
- a CDS encoding nucleotidyltransferase family protein; protein product: MEKCLINESVDVRAAILAIELGQKGIAVVIDANGCLQGVVTDGDVRRGLLAGLKLDEPITTIMNRKPTKAERKMSQSSIIELLQQGELEALPLVDSNNCVVDVILLTDLTQRNDTEKADGFSCALIMAGGEGRRLLPLTENLPKPLVEVGGMPLIERQVRRVANAGMDKVYIAVNYLAEMIESHLGDGSQFGVEIQYLHEQQKLGTAGAISLIQETLDGPLLLMNGDVFTSINFRYLLDFHYTHQPFMTVAAIDYHIEIPYGVIKTEGAYAQYLEEKPSQHFLCNAGIYAISPEAVCRVPKNCPYNMTDLIELSISENSGVVVFPVHEYWSDIGTHDELNKARTELKIVKETLGDLEEFDEAAVNIELNHRRAA